Proteins encoded in a region of the Balaenoptera ricei isolate mBalRic1 chromosome 19, mBalRic1.hap2, whole genome shotgun sequence genome:
- the ADGRG5 gene encoding adhesion G-protein coupled receptor G5 isoform X1: MDRCGALFLCLCLLMSQSRTEEASQEILRWMERMEVAARSRSLTSFAELIHGLESRLLNASFGGHNLTLRTHTIQTLAFKLGCNFTGLSVRSAALEQVPQAQVPLAMQFPAELTRDACRVRSRELSLICIYFSNTRFFQKDINSSVLNNYVLGAQLSHGQVSNLSEPVNISFWHNQSLEGYTVTCVFWKEGASKHHWGAWNTEGCRTEQPSPSQVLCRCNHLTYFAVLMQLSPAPVPAELLAPLTYISLVGCSISIVASLLTVLLHLHDRKQSDSITCIHMNLHASVLLLNVAFLLSPVLAMPPVPGSACVALAATLHYALLSCLAWMAIEGFNLYLLLGRVYNIYIRRYVLKLCTVGWGVPAFLVLLLLAVKSSVYGPHRIPLSDSQGNSTGFQSTYICWVRNPWVHGVLVMGSGGLTSLFNLVVLAWALRVLHRLRAREKALGPRACWDTVTVLGLTVLLGTTWTLAFFSFGVFLLPQLFLFTTFNSLYGFFLFLWFCSRRRRSEAEMEAFSSSQMMQ, translated from the exons ATGGATCGCTGCGGGGCCCTTTTCCTCTGCCTGTGCCTCTTGATGTCTCAGAGCAGAACAGAGG AGGCATCCCAAGAAATCCTGCGCTGGATGGAGAGAATGGAGGTGGCAGCCAGGAGCCGGAGCCTCACTTCTTTTGCTGA GCTCATCCACGGCCTAGAGTCGAGGCTACTCAATGCCAGCTTTGGGGGCCACAACCTCACCTTGCGGACGCACACCATCCAGACACTAGCCTTCAAGCTGGGCTGCAACTTCACTGGTCTCTCAGTGAGAAGTGCTGCTCTGGAGCAGGTCCCCCAG GCCCAGGTCCCACTCGCCATGCAGTTCCCAGCTGAGCTGACCCGGGATGCCTGCAGGGTGCGCTCCAGGGAGCTGAGTCTCATCTGCATCTACTTCTCCAACACCCGCTTTTTCCAG AAAGACATCAATTCATCTGTGCTCAATAACTATGTTCTGGGTGCCCAGCTGAGCCATGGACAAGTGAGCAACCTCAGTGAGCCGGTGAACATCAGCTTCTGGCACAACCAAAGCCTG GAAGGCTACACAGTGACCTGTGTCTTCTGGAAGGAGGGAGCCAGCAAGCACCACTGGGGGGCCTGGAACACTGAGGGCTGCCGCACAGAGCAGCCCTCACCTTCCCAGGTGCTCTGCCGCTGCAACCACCTCACCTACTTTGCTGTTCTCATG CAACTCTCTCCGGCCCCGGTCCCTGCAGAGCTGCTGGCGCCTCTCACATACATCTCCCTGGTGGGCTGCAGCATCTCCATTGTGGCCTCGCTGCTCACGGTCCTGCTGCACCTCCATGACAG GAAGCAGAGTGATTCCATTACATGCATCCACATGAACCTGCACGCCTCGGTGCTGCTCCTCAATGTCGCCTTCCTGCTGAGCCCTGTGCTGGCCATGCCCCCCGTGCCTGGGTCAGCATGCGTGGCACTGGCTGCCACCCTGCACTACGCGCTGCTCAGCTGCCTCGCCTGGATGGCCATTGAAGGCTTCAACCTCTACCTCCTACTTGGGCGCGTCTACAACATCTACATCCGCCGATACGTGCTCAAGCTTTGTACCGTGGGCTGGG GGGTCCCGGCCTTCCTGGTGCTGCTCCTTCTCGCCGTCAAGAGCTCAGTTTACGGACCCCACAGGATCCCGCTCTCCGACAGCCAGGGGAACAGCACGGGCTTCCAGAGCACGTACAT ATGCTGGGTACGGAACCCCTGGGTGCACGGTGTCCTGGTCATGGGCTCTGGTGGCCTCACATCCCTTTTCAACCTGGTGGTGCTGGCCTGGGCGCTACGGGTCCTGCACAGACTGCGGGCGCGGGAGAAGGCGCTGGGCCCGCGGGCCTGCTGGGATACCGTCACCGTGCTGGGCCTCACCGTGCTGCTGGGCACCACCTGGACCTTGGCCTTCTTCTCCTTTGGTGTCTTCCTGCTGCCCCAGCTCTTCCTCTTCACCACCTTCAATTCGCTCTACG gtttcttcctcttcctgtggTTCTGCTCCCGGAGGCGCCGctcagaggcagagatggaggcATTCAGCTCCTCCCAGATGATGCAATAG
- the ADGRG5 gene encoding adhesion G-protein coupled receptor G5 isoform X2, translating to MDRCGALFLCLCLLMSQSRTEEASQEILRWMERMEVAARSRSLTSFAELIHGLESRLLNASFGGHNLTLRTHTIQTLAFKLGCNFTGLSVRSAALEQVPQAQVPLAMQFPAELTRDACRVRSRELSLICIYFSNTRFFQKDINSSVLNNYVLGAQLSHGQVSNLSEPVNISFWHNQSLEGYTVTCVFWKEGASKHHWGAWNTEGCRTEQPSPSQVLCRCNHLTYFAVLMQLSPAPVPAELLAPLTYISLVGCSISIVASLLTVLLHLHDRKQSDSITCIHMNLHASVLLLNVAFLLSPVLAMPPVPGSACVALAATLHYALLSCLAWMAIEGFNLYLLLGRVYNIYIRRYVLKLCTVGWGVPAFLVLLLLAVKSSVYGPHRIPLSDSQGNSTGFQSTYMGHGFKPWSRKIPHAVEQLSPCATTTEPAEPAL from the exons ATGGATCGCTGCGGGGCCCTTTTCCTCTGCCTGTGCCTCTTGATGTCTCAGAGCAGAACAGAGG AGGCATCCCAAGAAATCCTGCGCTGGATGGAGAGAATGGAGGTGGCAGCCAGGAGCCGGAGCCTCACTTCTTTTGCTGA GCTCATCCACGGCCTAGAGTCGAGGCTACTCAATGCCAGCTTTGGGGGCCACAACCTCACCTTGCGGACGCACACCATCCAGACACTAGCCTTCAAGCTGGGCTGCAACTTCACTGGTCTCTCAGTGAGAAGTGCTGCTCTGGAGCAGGTCCCCCAG GCCCAGGTCCCACTCGCCATGCAGTTCCCAGCTGAGCTGACCCGGGATGCCTGCAGGGTGCGCTCCAGGGAGCTGAGTCTCATCTGCATCTACTTCTCCAACACCCGCTTTTTCCAG AAAGACATCAATTCATCTGTGCTCAATAACTATGTTCTGGGTGCCCAGCTGAGCCATGGACAAGTGAGCAACCTCAGTGAGCCGGTGAACATCAGCTTCTGGCACAACCAAAGCCTG GAAGGCTACACAGTGACCTGTGTCTTCTGGAAGGAGGGAGCCAGCAAGCACCACTGGGGGGCCTGGAACACTGAGGGCTGCCGCACAGAGCAGCCCTCACCTTCCCAGGTGCTCTGCCGCTGCAACCACCTCACCTACTTTGCTGTTCTCATG CAACTCTCTCCGGCCCCGGTCCCTGCAGAGCTGCTGGCGCCTCTCACATACATCTCCCTGGTGGGCTGCAGCATCTCCATTGTGGCCTCGCTGCTCACGGTCCTGCTGCACCTCCATGACAG GAAGCAGAGTGATTCCATTACATGCATCCACATGAACCTGCACGCCTCGGTGCTGCTCCTCAATGTCGCCTTCCTGCTGAGCCCTGTGCTGGCCATGCCCCCCGTGCCTGGGTCAGCATGCGTGGCACTGGCTGCCACCCTGCACTACGCGCTGCTCAGCTGCCTCGCCTGGATGGCCATTGAAGGCTTCAACCTCTACCTCCTACTTGGGCGCGTCTACAACATCTACATCCGCCGATACGTGCTCAAGCTTTGTACCGTGGGCTGGG GGGTCCCGGCCTTCCTGGTGCTGCTCCTTCTCGCCGTCAAGAGCTCAGTTTACGGACCCCACAGGATCCCGCTCTCCGACAGCCAGGGGAACAGCACGGGCTTCCAGAGCACGTACAT gggacatgggttcaagccctggtccaggaagatcccacatgccgtggagcaactaagcccgtgcgccacaactactgagcctgctgagcctgcgctctag